ATGAAATTTGCCCGTTTAATCTATCAATAAATATATCTGATAAATAAACTGTATCATTTTCTTTTGCTATGGCCGCTTTAATATGGTCTAATCATTGTTTAAGGCCAACAGGTTTATTTTGAGGCAAAAATCTTCTAAATAGCATATACACAAAAATAGCGGTGGCAATTACACCTAAAATACTTAAAAGAATTGTTCAAATAACCTTACCTTTATTTACAGGTTGTTTCTCTTTCATTGCATCCTTTCATATAAATTAATATTTAAAATTATATAGCAAAAATATTTTAATGTTTTAGCTTACCTTGTTTTTTAATTAATCATATGTTATTTTTAATTAAATATTTTCCAGTTCGGTTTTTGGAAATGTATCACTGAATTATAGATTCTAATTTCTTCGTACTTAATTTAATGTTCAAAAAATGTTTATGAATAAACATAAAAAATAATTGTTTTTTTTGTGTGTATTTTGAAAAACTGTCTTGTGAAAATTCGGATTTTTTTCAGTCTTCATACTTATTTTCAACGGTTTTTTGTGTATTTTCGCATTGAAGATTTGAATAATATTTTTCAAAAAATAATTCTTTTTCTTTAATGTTTCAACCTGATATTTTTGCCCTTATTTTATTCCTAGTATAAATATCTGAAAAATTTGATTCATCCACAAGATAAGGGATGCTGTTGGTATTTGCTAAATTCTCAATTTCAAATTTTCAGTATTTATCAAGAAAAGGACGATAAATATTCATTCCAAAAAGAATATTATGTTTTTTCATCCCTCATTGTAAGGGTTGTTTTTTAGCTTCTATCTGCATTAACACAGTTTCTATAAAATCGTCTTTATGATGTCCGAGCAATAATAGATCGCAATTATGGCGTCTATAAACTTCTGAGAAAAAACTATATCTTTCAATCCGTGCTCAATCTTCGAAATTGCCATTTTTCTCAGTGTATTTTACTGATTTTAACTCAAAATAAATCATGTTCAATTCACAAAAAGTCCGGACTAACTCCACCTCTTTTTGACTTTGAGCTCTCGTGTTGTAATTCATTGTAGCAACAATTATATTTTCAAATCCATACATTTTTATTGCACAATTTAAAAGAAACATTGAATCTGGACCGCCGCTCACAGCGACTAAAACATTATTTTTTATAAGTTCCATTAAATTTCTCAATTACTCTGTTAATATCATTATACACAAACGAAAGCGCTGCGTCAGCAGCTACTGATAAAACTTTTTCAATAATGGGCATATCTTCTAGGGTAAATTTACTCAAAACTCAATCTTTTAATTCAAATTTCGGATCACAACCTATCCCTATTCTTAGCCGTTTGAAATCATTTGCGCTTAGATGTTGAATGACGCTTTTAACCCCATTATGACCGGCATCAGAACCGCCTATTTTTATAGATGCTTGTCCTAATTTAAAATCTTTTTCATCATAAATAATCATTACATCAGAAGATGATATTTTGTAAAAATCACAAATTTCTCTAATAAATTGACCTGATTTATTCATATATGTTGAAGGTTTAGCTAAAATAAAACCATCACCCATACCAAAGCGTCCATTAAACTTTTCTTTATTTAATTTAATACCTGTTTTATTGATAAGATTGTCAATAGTTAAAAATCCTATATTGTGACGAGTAAATTTATATTCATCACCAATGTTTCCAAGACCAACTATAAGTTTCATAATTCCTCCATTTGAATAGAATCTGCAAAATTAGTTAGTGTTTTTTCTTTTTTGTGACCTTTTAAAACTTTTTCACGATAGTATCCTAAATCACCTAATATCACTAAATTTTCTTTCGAGCGAGAAACAGCTGTATAAATTAATTTAGTTTCAAATAAATAATCATATTCTGGAAGAACAGGGAATATAACACATGAACTTTCTGAACCTTGAAATTTATGAACAGTAAGGGCATACCCTAAGGTAATATATTGAATAAATTGGTCACGTGAATATTCAATTTTTTTATAATCAAAATTAATAGTGATTTTTTTACCTTCTTTATCAATCGATTCAATAAAACCTATTTCACCATTATAGACATTTAAATCATAATCGTTTTCATTTTGCACCACTTTATCACCTAGATAAAAAATTTTAGCATTTTCACCCGCGCCTATCTTAATTGAAGGTATATCTTCAATATTCAGGTTTTGACGATATAAATTCCATTCTTGCAACAACATATTCATTTTAATTGTTCCA
The Mycoplasmopsis californica genome window above contains:
- the tilS gene encoding tRNA lysidine(34) synthetase TilS, whose product is MELIKNNVLVAVSGGPDSMFLLNCAIKMYGFENIIVATMNYNTRAQSQKEVELVRTFCELNMIYFELKSVKYTEKNGNFEDWARIERYSFFSEVYRRHNCDLLLLGHHKDDFIETVLMQIEAKKQPLQWGMKKHNILFGMNIYRPFLDKYWKFEIENLANTNSIPYLVDESNFSDIYTRNKIRAKISGWNIKEKELFFEKYYSNLQCENTQKTVENKYEDWKKSEFSQDSFSKYTQKKQLFFMFIHKHFLNIKLSTKKLESIIQWYISKNRTGKYLIKNNIWLIKKQGKLKH
- the pth gene encoding aminoacyl-tRNA hydrolase, yielding MKLIVGLGNIGDEYKFTRHNIGFLTIDNLINKTGIKLNKEKFNGRFGMGDGFILAKPSTYMNKSGQFIREICDFYKISSSDVMIIYDEKDFKLGQASIKIGGSDAGHNGVKSVIQHLSANDFKRLRIGIGCDPKFELKDWVLSKFTLEDMPIIEKVLSVAADAALSFVYNDINRVIEKFNGTYKK